The following is a genomic window from Bacteroidota bacterium.
CATCGAAATTACTGATCATTTAATAAACCAAATTTCAATCAATCCAAAGCAATTTCCTGTAATCCAAAAGAAGAAAAAGGTAAGGAAATGTGTAATTACAAAACATAACACACTATATTACAGGGAGAGAAAAGCATACGTTGATATTTTAAGAATCTTTGATAACAGGCAAGATACCCGAAAGCTTAAGTTCTATTAATGCACATTGCCTGATCGGCCAAGCAGCCTCAGCCATCTTTACACGGGGAGCACCTCACCCCTCACCCCTACTCAAACCACACCCACACCGACACCCACACCCACACCCATGTCACTCATGTCATGTAATCCCTAAAAAGATTTGTATTTTTGATCTTATTGTACAGCTTACAACAAGTTAGCAACAAACCAATTAAAAAGTTTAGCACGACGTATTTAATAAGTTTCAGAAGATTATTACCTTTGGGTTATGTTTATAAAAGATGAAATACATAAAAGACTGACTGAGTTTAACACCGTGTGTAAAAATCACAATGTTAGCTATCTTTATGCCTTTGGCTCTTCAATTACCAATCGATTCGATAGTGAAAAAAGCGATATAGACTTGTTAGTGGAGATTAACGATTCTGACCCGGTTGATAGAGGTGAAAAACTGATTTCCTTATGGGATACTTTTGAGCATTTTTTTCAGAGGAGAGTCGATTTACTTACAGATTCATCAATTCATAATCCTTTCTTAAGAAAAAGCATCGATTCTACAAAAATTTTGATTTATGACGGAGCAAGGCAAAAAGTACTTGTCTGATATCTTACGGGCAATAGAGCTTATTGAGCAGTTTTCAGAACCTATTATAACTTTTTCCGATTACTTGAAGGATTTGAAGACTCAGAGTGCAATTGAACGTCAGCTCAGCATTATTGGAGAGGCTGTTAATAAATTTGACAAGTTGCTTCCAGAAATGACACTTGAGAATGCAAGAAAGATAGTTGGATTTCGTAACCGATTAATTCATACCTATGATGCTGTCGATCCATCAATGATTTGGGCTATAATAAAAAACCACTTGCCTCTTCTAAAGGGTGAAGTCATAGCAAAATTAAAATAAATTGTTCTGTTGCCAATCGAGTAGGTGGTCCCGCCAATGGCGGGATGCACCTCTCCCACTATCCGCCTGAGGCGGATCACTTACACGACGGTTCAAAACTAAATACATGACCGGTTTATATAAAAAATTCAAAATCATATTGTTAATCCAAATGCTCTGCTTTACCGGAATCATTGGTTGGAGCCAAAAGCTTAATTTAAAAGTAGTGGGCGATGATGAACAGGGTTTCACTGTGGATATTTATAGTGGAGGCCATCTATTAATTCATAATACTGAAGAGTTTTCACTTCGGATGGCCAACCTGGATTTAAGCGAGATCGTTGAAATACCTGCATGGAGAGGATCAAAATGGACCGGTGATGATAGCATAGTGCATTTATTTAAAGAGACCTATGTGTTAGAGCTGGATTTGAATTTATCAATACGTGTCACCTATGAAGTAATAAATCAAAATGTAATTAAGAAGAGTGTCGATTTATTCCAATCCGGCATGCCTTCCCTATATTATACCATTGAGGAAACTGCAAAACCAGCAGAAACACCCATAAAATACGTCACCTTTGAATACGATGATTTTCCCGGGGGCTTTGCACACGAAATTTTCCCATCTGCCGGTTTTGTAACTCCTGATAACCAAGTGGTTGGATTTTTAACGGATGCAGGTTATTTAAATCACTATACACGTACCACCCGCCGGCGTTTTAACGGACATGGCGGCGGTTTTGTGGGAATGAGGATGCTGCCTGATCCTGCTTTGATTTCG
Proteins encoded in this region:
- a CDS encoding DUF86 domain-containing protein, with the translated sequence MTEQGKKYLSDILRAIELIEQFSEPIITFSDYLKDLKTQSAIERQLSIIGEAVNKFDKLLPEMTLENARKIVGFRNRLIHTYDAVDPSMIWAIIKNHLPLLKGEVIAKLK
- a CDS encoding type II toxin-antitoxin system RelE/ParE family toxin; the protein is MPKQIIWSPLSEKDFSYILEYLSKNWDNQVASKFIEITDHLINQISINPKQFPVIQKKKKVRKCVITKHNTLYYRERKAYVDILRIFDNRQDTRKLKFY
- a CDS encoding nucleotidyltransferase domain-containing protein; this translates as MFIKDEIHKRLTEFNTVCKNHNVSYLYAFGSSITNRFDSEKSDIDLLVEINDSDPVDRGEKLISLWDTFEHFFQRRVDLLTDSSIHNPFLRKSIDSTKILIYDGARQKVLV